A genomic segment from Daphnia pulex isolate KAP4 chromosome 5, ASM2113471v1 encodes:
- the LOC124193346 gene encoding rho GTPase-activating protein 32-like isoform X4 → MIVTSCSPSSAAAAVETSRFPKLDECAHFHYDVVDLGPLTIQLHEETGKVVSSSIESEVPLVALQITSYGKSWVVRRSYEHFRLLDEQLHRCIYDRKFSQLPLLPENVNHPAEVALRPLLSNYVNRLSAIAGNLINCAPVLNWLEVDNRGRRLYPPPPSDDADAEINTPAVAAAYAVRRYAAVASDEISFEVGDMISVIDMPPPEESMWWRGKRGFDVGFFPSECVRIIGDKVPAHLSLPNTTPVVVVGGGSGGGGSNPGGASSSSKTQHLLNQSGCSGGGGSGSSSAEHLPTKPVLRKHGKLISFFRSFILSRPSRRKLKQSGILKERVFGCDLGEHLLNSGREIPMVLKCCAEFIEEYGIVDGIYRLSGITSNIQKLRNAFDEDRVPALVEDEAIRQDMHAVSSLLKMYFRELPNPLCTYQLYDQFVNAVQGPDHLRVVRMREVVQQLPPPHFRTLEYLTRHLARVAENNASTGMTAKNVAIVWAPNLLRCKELEFGGVAALQGVGVQAVVTECLVRYVDLIFSDKVPAIPVQLSSDEQPSSVGGGGALKRTRPKSLAISTPTKLLSLEEARNRALQLASSQNDTQYIEVGGGPASLPPKYHTVIELPNGDARSKRGHSLKHKKSPLGWKSLFAKPSKGRSPSANKAQRKNSSASTSSTVSMPAQVAGSGGSCSSATPQRAMTYVRPRLRPVKSAESLVASNRNSSAGESSQLTSPAEAVALITAKPADHQSERSSGPSPLRDGEDSAVRLAGDGDDESIQDGSLSRCHNRSVSHDSYFRLLMTSRTGSMQVDPLDEEGDASPEASARQPGQSNDAIYAEISKSGTKNSKEETTRTRGSPSVESPGLEFGKNMNLTAVEDPHSGSSKMSLIDLSHLDDSELNIMNSREMLAVSKKLSDDSSRQISGGGGSSSSSSSSHHSEDGSCVGRARPASVDDSVIDDSARGMPMNAEQIDGKGNWAASNPAYELFCIQAEVHHHHRHHRMDAAAGGGRSPSPDNTDAQMPDMPSEMAMDGDNDSLVNVTTEDYSSTEVPVGSDDRESYTLHGLNDVYENVNVADNRTADVESLRRTTSSPAPAVASAGAAYENFADNHAYAMVRVSSTSQDATYENVIDPAIVDEEEYEPIEPPLDQTAEPVGVSYENVDQAKYENIEQQQQQQHEAEMTAQSNYENLDQPSYENIDEGGASVADVGGENDTIDVDGGETYENVVLRDTASGNKSLKPLEIVNVYEDVIPPPPRTDESEEVIYYQVKVLRQSIQEVNELLREDPTVLQIAIADLGDYPVRNNSTTSSPVKIRASPAKEAASESTATTPVSLHERKDANSRKTSAAKDSPSSCDAKLSAFVIKDIDDAPPKVTPPKGVRLSLSPKLSSSDDSDKQAESSRNVKEQQQSQQPHHHLPLSVSLPSLLNTNNKMASQKLQTSSSLASPPPPHKMNTTSLPPTPLYDLHPESESVSSKRRFESEIGRDLLRERRIRNEIENSRRSESNLLQSSEPTSPARRLSTSESSSSLKSGHGGKPALPIKLNSSKRTEPPKNLQPLSPVKKMVEAAPQVVVRPTTLETSFDYEPTPLQRRASSPLSSVSPLSPVSPTSEGRNFTSSAARKTSVKELLNKFQTGGDNNSERSNQQQQQRVSTPTSPVKPATPVSSPNNKQLQQQQQQLATHLLDESKKMKDEGKENIEIHLAPPKSSPIISNNPVESERCEMMMLGESNTDACKTMMQGDSALDQDAKELLRQKSLGIDMSDPRTRLRIERYKEERRSFLREKYKSESFRSDSKEDAVIVRLKQKAGSPTHQQNESGGELGVSPPPPPSLQTPHPGLIDEDVNVKERAAQWAQTLPATLVAAAAVAAATATTTTATVSAVPISIATSPIKTVSPTHRSCSEAVGVVPQHKRIRDMAALFEKETP, encoded by the exons ATGATCGTCACTTCGTGTTCACCGTCGTCGGCAGCGGCCGCCGTCGAGACGTCGCGTTTCCCCAAGCTGGACGAGTGCGCCCATTTTCATTACGATGTCGTCGATCTCGGACCGTTAACG ATCCAGCTGCACGAAGAGACGGGCAAGGTGGTCTCCTCCTCCATTGAATCGGAAGTGCCGCTGGTGGCGCTGCAAATCACCAGCTACGGCAAATCGTGGGTCGTCCGTCGCTCCTACGAGCATTTCCGGCTGCTGGACGAGCAGCTCCACCGTTGCATCTACGACCGCAAGTTCAGCCAACTGCCTCTCCTGCCCGAAAACGTCAACCATCCAGCCGAG GTGGCGCTGAGACCTTTGCTGTCCAACTACGTCAATCGGCTGAGCGCCATCGCTGGCAATTTAATCAACTGCGCTCCCGTCCTCAACTGGCTGGAAGTGGACAACCGAGGCCGGCGGCTCTACCCACCTCCGCCGTCCGACGATGCAGACGCCGAGATCAACACGCCGGCCGTGGCCGCTGCCTACGCCGTGCGCCGTTACGCGGCCGTTGCATCGGACGAGATCAGCTTCGAA GTGGGTGATATGATATCCGTGATCGATATGCCTCCGCCGGAAGAGAGCATGTGGTGGCGAGGCAAACGCGGATTTGATGTCGGATTCTTTCCGTCCGAGTGTGTCCGGATCATCGGCGACAAAGTGCCGGCTCATTTGTCATTACCCAACACGACGCCCGTCGTCGTGGTCGGCGGCGGgagcggaggaggaggatcgaATCCGGGcggagccagcagcagcagcaagactCAGCACCTGCTGAATCAGTCCGGATGCAGTGGCGGCGGaggcagcggcagcagcagcgccgaGCATTTGCCCACCAAACCTGTTTTGCGCAAGCACGGCAAGCTCATCTCCTTTTTCAG gAGTTTCATCTTATCGAGGCCGTCTCGCCGTAAACTGAAGCAGTCGGGCATCTTGAAGGAGCGCGTTTTCGGCTGCGACCTGGGCGAACATTTGCTCAATTCGGGACGTGAGA TTCCGATGGTGTTGAAATGCTGCGCCGAGTTCATCGAGGAGTACGGCATCGTCGACGGCATTTATCGATTGTCGGGCATCACCTCCAACATCCAAAAGCTCAG AAATGCTTTTGACGAGGACAGGGTGCCGGCTCTGGTGGAGGACGAGGCCATCCGACAGGATATGCACGCCGTTTCCTCGCTGCTCAAAATGTATTTCCGCGAACTGCCCAACCCGCTGTGCACCTACCAGCTCTACGACCAGTTCGTCAACGCCGTCCAGGGACCTGATCATCTCAGAGTGGTTCGAATGCGCGAG GTGGTCCAGCAACTGCCGCCGCCTCATTTCCGCACGCTCGAGTACTTGACTCGACATTTGGCGCGGGTGGCAGAAAATAATGCCTCGACGGGCATGACGGCCAAGAATGTGGCCATTGTATGGGCGCCGAATTTGCTGCGTTGCAAAGAACTGGAATTTGGTGGCGTTGCTGCACTTCAG GGAGTGGGCGTGCAAGCGGTAGTGACGGAATGTCTGGTACGGTACGTCGATTTGATCTTCAGCGATAAGGTGCCGGCCATCCCCGTCCAGCTCAGCAGCGACGAGCAGCCGAGCAgcgtcggcggcggcggagccTTGAAGAGGACCCGACCCAAATCGCTGGCCATCTCGACGCCGACTAAGCTCCTCTCGCTGGAAGAAGCTCGCAACCGGGCCCTGCAACTGGCCAGCAGTCAGAATGACACGCAGTACATTGAGGTGGGCGGTGGGCCAGCCTCGCTTCCGCCAAAGTATCACACGGTCATCGAGCTACCCAACGGTGACGCTCGCAGCAAGCGCGGCCACAGCCTCAAGCACAAGAAATCGCCGCTCGGCTGGAAATCACTTTTCGCCAAGCCCAGCAAGGGCCGCTCGCCTTCCGCCAACAAGGCCCAGCGCAAGAACTCATCTGCCAGCACCAGCTCCACCGTCAGCATGCCGGCCCAGGTGGCTGGATCTGGCGGCTCTTGCTCGTCTGCAACTCCGCAACGGGCCATGACGTACGTCCGGCCGAGATTGAGACCCGTCAAGAGCGCCGAATCTCTTGTGGCTTCCAACCGCAACTCGTCGGCCGGCGAGTCCAGCCAACTGACGAGTCCAGCCGAGGCAGTAGCCCTCATCACCGCCAAACCGGCCGATCATCAGTCAGAGCGCAGCAGCGGCCCGTCACCGCTGAGGGATGGCGAAGATTCGGCTGTGCGATTGGCCGGCGACGGCGATGACGAGTCGATTCAAGACGGGTCGCTGTCCCGCTGTCACAACCGCTCCGTCTCTCACGACTCGTACTTCCGCCTGCTCATGACCAGCCGGACGGGCAGCATGCAAGTCGATCCGCTGGACGAGGAGGGCGACGCCAGTCCAGAAGCCAGCGCACGTCAGCCAGGACAGTCCAACGACGCCATTTACGCTGAGATCTCAAAATCCGGAACCAAAA ATTCGAAAGAGGAGACCACACGAACGCGGGGCTCGCCGTCCGTCGAGTCGCCAGGTCTCGAATTCGGTAAGAACATGAACCTGACGGCGGTGGAAGACCCCCATTCCGGCAGCTCCAAGATGTCATTGATCGATCTGAGCCACCTGGACGACAGCGAATTGAATATTATGAACAGCCGGGAAATGCTGGCCGTATCCAAGAAGCTATCTGACGATTCCAGCCGTCAGATTAGTGGCGGTGGTgggagtagcagcagcagcagcagcagccaccacAGCGAGGACGGTAGCTGCGTGGGGAGGGCGCGGCCGGCCAGTGTGGATGATAGCGTCATTGACGACTCGGCCAGG GGAATGCCCATGAACGCGGAGCAGATCGACGGAAAAGGAAATTGGGCGGCCAGCAATCCCGCCTACGAGCTCTTTTGCATTCAGGCCGAAGTGCACCatcaccaccgccaccacagGATGGATGCTGCTGCCGGTGGCGGACGCTCACCTTCGCCCGACAACACCGACGCCCAGATGCCAGACATGCCCAGCGAAATGGCCATGGACGGAGACAATGATTCCCTCGTCAAt GTCACCACGGAAGATTACAGCTCGACGGAAGTGCCCGTGGGCTCGGATGATCGTGAGAGCTACACTTTGCACGGCCTCAATGACGTTTACGAGAACGTTAACGTGGCTGACAACAGGACGGCCGACGTCGAAag cCTTCGACGGACGACAAGTTCACCTGCACCGGCGGTGGCGTCGGCTGGGGCGGCCTACGAGAATTTCGCAGATAATCACGCCTACGCCATGGTGAGAGTCTCGAGTACGAGCCAAGACGCCACCTACGAGAACGTCATCGATCCGGCCATCGTTGACGAAGAAGAATACGAGCCCATCGAGCCGCCGCTGGACCAGACTGCCGAACCGGTGGGCGTGTCTTACGAGAACGTGGATCAGGCCAAATACGAGAAcattgagcagcagcagcagcaacagcacgaGGCGGAGATGACGGCCCAGTCCAATTACGAGAATCTCGATCAGCCCAGCTACGAAAACATCGACGAAGGAGGCGCTTCCGTTGCGGATGTCGGAGGCGAAAACGACACGATCGACGTCGACGGTGGCGAGACGTACGAGAACGTCGTTCTCAGGGACACAGCGTCCGGCAACAAGTCCCTGAAACCCCTGGAGATTGTCAACGTCTACGAGGACGTGATCCCGCCGCCTCCCCGGACGGACGAATCGGAAGAAGTCATTTACTATCAGGTCAAAGTGCTGCGCCAATCGATCCAGGAAGTCAACGAGCTTTTGCGTGAAGATCCGACGGTTCTTCAGATCGCCATCGCTGATCTCGGCGACTATCCCGTCAGAAACAACTCGACGACGTCGTCTCCCGTCAAGATCCGCGCCAGCCCGGCCAAGGAAGCGGCGTCCGAATCGACTGCGACGACGCCCGTTTCCTTGCACGAGCGGAAGGATGCCAACAGCCGGAAAACATCCGCAGCCAAAGATTCTCCTTCCTCGTGCGACGCCAAGTTGTCGGCCTTTGTCATCAAGGACATCGACGACGCCCCGCCCAAAGTTACTCCGCCCAAAGGcgtccgtctctctctgtCGCCCAAGTTGTCGTCGAGTGACGATTCCGACAAACAGGCGGAATCGAGCCGCAACGTCAAGGAGCAACAACAGTCGCAGCAGCCGCACCACCACCTACCTCTATCCGTTTCGCTTCCGAGTTTGCTcaataccaacaacaaaatggcgTCGCAAAAGCTGcagacgtcgtcgtcgctggcgtcgccgccgccgcctcacAAGATGAACACCACGAGTCTACCTCCCACGCCGCTCTACGATCTCCATCCGGAAAGCGAGTCGGTGTCGAGTAAGCGCCGCTTCGAGTCGGAAATCGGCCGCGATTTACTCCGCGAGCGCCGGATCCGcaacgaaattgaaaattcccgCCGATCGGAGAGCAATCTCCTCCAGTCGTCCGAGCCGACTTCGCCGGCCAGGCGTCTGTCCACCTCGGAATCGTCGTCTTCGTTAAAATCCGGCCACGGCGGCAAACCCGCTCTGCCCATCAAATTGAATTCCAGCAAGAGAACGGAACCGCCCAAGAATCTCCAGCCGCTGTCGCCCGTCAAGAAGATGGTCGAGGCCGCCCCCCAGGTGGTTGTCCGGCCGACCACGCTCGAGACGTCGTTCGACTACGAGCCGACTCCGCTTCAACGAAGAGCTTCCTCGCCGCTGTCGTCCGTCAGTCCGCTCTCGCCCGTCAGCCCGACGTCAGAAGGCCGGAATTTTACGTCTTCCGCCGCTCGCAAGACGAGCGTCAAAGAGTTGCTCAACAAATTTCAAACCGGTGGCGACAACAACAGCGAGCGatccaaccaacaacaacagcagcgggTCAGCACGCCCACGTCACCTGTCAAACCGGCCACTCCGGTTTCGTCGcccaacaacaaacagctgcagcagcagcaacaacaactggccACGCACCTGCTGGACGagtcgaagaagatgaaggacGAAGGCAAGGAGAACATTGAAATTCACCTGGCGCCGCCCAAATCGTCGCccatcatcagcaacaaccCGGTGGAGAGCGAGAGGTGCGAGATGATGATGCTGGGCGAGAGCAACACGGACGCGTGCAAAACGATGATGCAGGGAGACTCGGCCCTGGATCAGGACGCCAAGGAGCTGCTGCGCCAAAAATCGTTGGGCATCGACATGAGCGACCCGAGGACCAGGTTGAGGATCGAGCGCTACAAGGAGGAGCGGCGCTCCTTCCTGCGCGAAAAGTACAAATCCGAGAGCTTCCGCAGTGACAGCAAAGAGGACGCCGTCATTGTCCGTCTCAAGCAGAAAGCCGGAAGTCCGACTCATCAGCAGAACGAGTCGGGCGGCGAGTTGGGTGTCTCACCTCCACCGCCGCCATCCCTTCAAACGCCGCATCCGGGTCTTATCGACGAGGACGTCAACGTCAAGGAGAGGGCGGCTCAATGGGCCCAGACCCTTCCGGCCACTCTGGTGGCCGCTGCAGCCGTCGCAGCCGCCACTGCCACTACAACCACCGCCACCGTCTCTGCTGTTCCCATCTCCATCGCAACATCACCGATCAAAACGGTGTCGCCCACGCACCGGAGTTGCTCCGAGGCCGTCGGCGTCGTTCCGCAACACAAGCGCATCCGTGACATGGCCGCCTTGTTCGAAAAGGAAACGCCGTAA